In Salirhabdus salicampi, the sequence TAAAAGGCGGGGGAAGGGGAGTTCATGAGTTCCTAAGACGACGAATATCAATAGATTGCACCTCCATACGTTGCCTTTGGATACACCTTTTTCATCGATTCCCATTGAACGATAAATAAATCGGCGATCGGATAAATCATACGTCCTGATAATGTAGGGCTGCTCGATTTCGCAAAGCTTTCGATATAAATGACCTTACGTCGAAAGAGTTTCGCAATATAACACATCGGCACGGCTGTATGTACCCCTGTTGTAATGACGACGTCCGGTTTTTCCCGTAAAAAAATGTAGAAC encodes:
- the pssD gene encoding PssD/Cps14F family polysaccharide biosynthesis glycosyltransferase — protein: MSNKKLLLISSIGGHLAQLLQLDSFFQHYDYHIVTEKSLITEKLTEKHSCSFLVYGARNYPIRYMFKFSYNVVKSFYIFLREKPDVVITTGVHTAVPMCYIAKLFRRKVIYIESFAKSSSPTLSGRMIYPIADLFIVQWESMKKVYPKATYGGAIY